A single window of Debaryomyces hansenii CBS767 chromosome F complete sequence DNA harbors:
- a CDS encoding DEHA2F02002p (similar to CA2676|CaYHC1 Candida albicans CaYHC1) produces MSVRKSHLMGKNHIRYYCNYYEMKAKETGIWDPLDSMYEINLSYLNKGAPGASNEGNTSSSKGDFSLPPPPSLTNYPNPPPSAFRNTEEYQQSVTEHTQNQETY; encoded by the coding sequence ATGAGTGTGAGGAAATCACATTTGATGGGTAAGAACCATATCAGATACTACTGTAATTACTATGAGATGAAGGCAAAGGAAACAGGAATATGGGACCCTTTAGACTCTATGTACGAGATTAATTTGAGTTATTTGAACAAGGGAGCACCGGGAGCATCAAATGAAGGAAATACGAGCAGCCTGAAGGGAGATTTCAGCTTACCACCCCCACCAAGCTTGacaaattatccaaatccCCCACCTTCAGCATTTCGAAACACAGAGGAGTACCAGCAGTCGGTAACAGAGCACACACAGAATCAGGAAACATACTAG
- a CDS encoding DEHA2F02046p (similar to uniprot|Q59P70 Candida albicans Putative uncharacterized protein) yields MASESPYLDTESILNASDLINSTLISKGYITEKLNFNSINWKDLVQDQIENNIQELAKLDELKVTETIYNNDKNIINIIYSLLQSIERNKAQNKSFNKVISKKDSTIRDLQKKIESLEHQVDQSESRLNRFVQIDQLQLSKRVQDLSHVNKLQTQDLNKLKNWCTDIKTKYHVKLKKKNIEIDHLKNQLLDKKNLSTTTTFGIPLSYDSSRNNDTTSFDQDINSNIIYNHNPIIDNTNPNTHLNSSLQPVLNKQYEQIVIDLTQLIENLISENHKFSRFIKLINNYYQSLNIQLSNINHKHLDVRSLPNPSDLIDLNEFTGDLDPANINSKDSLDEIESFEYITKPLLNNVYKNYHYVSNLVELVDSNSAQINENENGFSSKKIDELKTELEIVTRNWQDAIKTLENWKNYQQTNDD; encoded by the coding sequence ATGGCATCTGAATCCCCCTATCTCGATACAGAGTCTATTTTGAATGCATCTGacttaataaattctaCACTCATATCGAAAGGATATATTACGGAGAAacttaatttcaattctatAAACTGGAAAGATCTAGTACAAGACCAAATTGAGAATAATATACAAGAACTAGCAAAattagatgaattgaagGTAACTGAAAccatatataataatgataaaaacataatcaatattatttattctttaCTTCAGTCGATTGAGAGAAATAAAGCCCAgaataaatcatttaataaagtCATCAGCAAGAAAGACTCCACAATCAGAGATTTACAGAAAAAGATAGAATCGCTAGAGCATCAGGTAGACCAGTCTGAATCAAGATTGAACagatttgttcaaattgatcaattacAATTATCCAAGCGGGTACAGGATTTATCGCATGtaaataaattacaaaCCCAAGACTTGAACAAGCTAAAAAATTGGTGTACAGATATAAAAACAAAGTATCACGTAAaactaaagaagaagaatattgaaatagaTCACTTGAAGAATCAGTTACTAGATAAAAAGAACTTATCGACTACAACTACTTTTGGTATTCCATTATCTTACGATTCATCTCGAAATAATGATACAACAAGTTTTGATCAAGacattaattcaaatataatttacaaCCACAACCcaataatagataatacTAATCCAAACACGCATCTAAATTCATCGTTACAGCCAGTATTAAATAAGCAATATGAACAAATCGTCATTGATTTAactcaattaattgaaaatttaatatcagAGAACCATAAATTTTCGAggtttattaaattaataaataattattatcaaagCTTGAACATTCAATTGTCAAACATAAATCACAAGCACTTAGATGTTCGTAGCTTACCAAATCCTTCTGATTTAATTGATCTTAATGAGTTTACAGGTGATTTGGACCCAGCAAATATAAATTCCAAGGATTCATtggatgaaattgaatcctTCGAGTATATCACTAAACCGTTATTGAACAATGTGtataaaaattatcattatgtGTCAAACCTTGTTGAATTGGTTGATTCAAATAGCGctcaaataaatgaaaacGAAAATGGATTTTCATCCAAAAAGATTGATGAACTAAAGACAGAGTTAGAAATAGTAACAAGGAATTGGCAGGATGCTATTAAGACTTTggaaaattggaaaaactACCAACAGACCAATGATGATTAA
- a CDS encoding DEHA2F02068p (no similarity) codes for MASNSVVIGSIIGAVIGTCFLLSFVMILYCYWCCVIYVKSPQDEYNVSDLHFRDKQKTTHTLRHMFKAMSWIYGGSRSKDLEDQIDIDKPPSSVTNCDTNLNSNSTFSRLALKSYTLPSEDGETPQVCMGNVKDVNIIPCFNKDDTTSYSSVYKDAIDRFDLSDGLASTNVDRRNSLKAKHLSNIRRMSSLTYRMDDSEPSNFVTTVAKPSESEQSYISDQYDSFTRTLMLQNLIGNSVNAIKKNVIRELYDPYSENLISVGGIVVVVKPFDGVNDFEFNSLQTGDLLRVVRFYVKGELDIDKSKMKHDEDSIDIAESRNNSSTDATIRSGICIGRSDPNYNSVYCTGILLNTYLEYNKQTRDLSLRLKKDAEENEFELLKDFPLRIVSLETTVLKKVSESSVAKDKFENHFS; via the coding sequence ATGGCATCCAATAGTGTTGTAATTGGGTCTATAATTGGAGCGGTGATTGGGACATGCTTTCTATTATCATTTGTTATGATTTTGTATTGCTATTGGTGTTGCGTAATCTATGTTAAGTCACCCCAAGATGAGTACAATGTGTCTGATCTCCATTTTCGGGACAAGCAGAAAACGACGCATACTTTAAGGCATATGTTTAAAGCAATGTCATGGATATACGGTGGACTGAGAAGTAAAGATTTAGAAGACCAAATCGATATAGACAAACCGCCAAGTTCAGTGACGAATTGTGATacgaatttgaattcaaattcaacgTTTTCAAGGCTAGCACTCAAGAGTTATACGCTTCCTTCTGAAGATGGTGAGACACCACAAGTATGTATGGGCAATGTGAAAGATGTAAACATTATCCCGTGTTTTAATAAGGACGATACAACTAGTTATTCACTGGTATATAAGGATGCGATAGATAGGTTTGATTTATCAGACGGACTTGCTAGTACAAACGTCGACCGAAGAAACTCTTTGAAGGCTAAACACCTTTCAAATATAAGAAGGATGTCATCGTTGACATATCGAATGGATGATTCTGAGCCGAGTAATTTTGTAACAACTGTTGCCAAACCGTCAGAAAGTGAACAGTCTTATATTTCGGACCAATATGATAGCTTTACACGCACTTTGATGTTACAGAACTTGATTGGCAATTCAGTTAACGCCATTAAGAAAAACGTTATTCGGGAACTTTACGATCCCTATCTGGAAAACTTGATTTCTGTTGGAGGGATAGTCGTTGTCGTTAAACCATTCGACGGagttaatgattttgagtTTAACTCGTTACAGACTGGGGACCTTTTGAGAGTTGTTCGGTTTTATGTGAAGGGAGAACTTGACATAGATAAATCCAAAATGAAACATGATGAAGATTCGATAGATATTGCAGAATCCCGAAATAATTCATCGACTGATGCAACAATTAGAAGCGGCATATGCATCGGTAGATCTGATCCTAACTATAATAGTGTCTACTGTACTGGAATTTTGCTTAATACATACCTAGAATATAACAAACAAACCCGTGATTTATCGTTAAGACTTAAAAAGGATGCCGAAGAGAATGAATTTGAACTACTTAAGGATTTCCCGCTTAGAATTGTTTCCCTCGAAACTACAGTTTTAAAAAAAGTATCTGAATCATCAGTCGCtaaagataaatttgaGAATCACTTCAGTTAA
- a CDS encoding DEHA2F02112p (highly similar to uniprot|P29496 Saccharomyces cerevisiae YLR274W CDC46 Component of the hexameric MCM complex which is important for priming origins of DNA replication in G1 and becomes an active ATP-dependent helicase that promotes DNA melting and elongation when activated by Cdc7p-Dbf4p in S-phase), protein MSYERSEVYGAQVLPGEDPEDNSFNEITKAFRSFILEFRLNSQFIYRDQLRENLLIKNYFLKVNSEHLIGFNEELNKKLTDDPAEMIPLFENAITDIGKRIAYLSNEEVPTDFPNCQLILFSNASKTSIRDLDSDHISKIVRVSGIIISSSVLSSRATQVQLLCRNCKHTMRQKISSGFGSLNLPNRCQGTHNFDDTSTQDKCPSDPYTIVHDKSTFIDQQVLKLQESPDMVPVGEMPRHIILQADRYMTNQVVPGTRVTIVGIYSIYQAKQKSSSNVNTVAIRNPYLKILGIQTDVDNSISGQGLTFTEEEEEEFLKISRLPNLYDVFSKSIAPSIYGNEDIKKAITCLLMGGSKKILPDGMRLRGDINVLLLGDPGTAKSQLLKFVEKISPISVYTSGKGSSAAGLTASVQRDQVTRDFYLEGGAMVLADGGVVCIDEFDKMRDEDRVAIHEAMEQQTISIAKAGITTILNSRTSVLAAANPIFGRYDDLKSPGENIDFQTTILSRFDMIFIVKDDHNEARDISIAQHVMNVHTGNANNNQDQNQEGEIPIDVMKRYIQYVKLKCAPRLSPEASERLSSHFVSIRRRLQINEVEMNERSSIPITIRQLEAIIRITESLAKLRLSPIALEEHVEEAIRLFTASTMDAVDQGVSSGGLITTGDMNKEINKVEQELRRRLPIGWSTAYKTLRREIVDSGKASPGALDKALYILERHEVIRFRHQRQNILRCGV, encoded by the coding sequence aTGTCTTACGAAAGATCAGAGGTATATGGTGCTCAAGTCTTGCCTGGTGAAGATCCGGAAGATAACTCCTTTAACGAGATTACCAAGGCATTTCGTTCATTTATTCTCGAATTCAGATTGAACTCTCAATTCATATACAGAGACCAATTAAGAgaaaatttgttgattaaGAATTACTTTCTCAAGGTTAATTCTGAACATTTGATTGGGTTCAATGAGGAattgaacaagaaattgacgGATGACCCGGCGGAGATGATTCCGTTGTTTGAGAATGCCATCACTGACATTGGGAAAAGGATAGCTTATTTGTCGAACGAAGAGGTGCCAACTGATTTTCCTAATTGTCAGTTGATATTGTTTTCTAATGCCAGTAAGACTTCCATTAGAGACTTAGACTCGGATCacatttcaaaaattgtgAGAGTCAGCGGGATTATCATTTCGTCGTCGGTGTTGAGCTCTAGAGCCACACAGGTGCAGTTGTTGTGTCGTAACTGTAAGCACACAATGAGACAGAAGATTTCTTCTGGGTTTGGTCTGTTGAACTTACCAAACAGATGTCAAGGAACCCACAATTTTGATGATACGTCCACTCAGGACAAATGTCCATCTGATCCTTACACTATTGTTCATGACAAGTCTACGTTTATCGATCAGCAGGTTTTGAAGTTGCAAGAATCCCCAGATATGGTTCCAGTCGGTGAAATGCCTAGACACATTATTTTGCAGGCGGACAGATATATGACCAACCAAGTGGTTCCTGGTACAAGAGTAACGATTGTGGGTATATACTCCATTTATCAGGCAAAGCAGAAAAGCAGTAGTAATGTGAATACTGTTGCTATTCGTAACCCAtatttaaagattttggGTATTCAAACTGATGTCGACAACAGTATTAGCGGACAAGGTTTAACATttacagaagaagaagaggaagaattcttgaaaatatcgaGGTTGCCCAATTTATATGATGTTTTTTCTAAATCTATTGCTCCGTCAATTTATGGtaatgaagatatcaaGAAGGCAATTACCTGTTTATTAATGGGTGGTTCTAAAAAGATTTTACCCGATGGAATGAGATTAAGAGGTGATATTAATGTTTTGTTACTTGGTGATCCAGGTACTGCTAAATcacaattattaaaattcgttgaaaaaatttctCCAATATCCGTCTATACTTCAGGTAAGGGTTCTTCGGCTGCCGGTTTAACAGCTTCGGTTCAAAGAGATCAGGTTACAAGAGATTTCTATTTAGAAGGTGGTGCTATGGTTTTAGCTGATGGCGGTGTCGTCTGTATCGATGAATTCGATAAAATGCGTGATGAAGATAGAGTTGCAATTCATGAAGCTATGGAACAGCAAACTATTTCAATTGCCAAGGCTGGTATTACTacaattttgaattcaagaacATCCGTTTTAGCAGCAGCTAATCCAATCTTTGGAAGATACGATGATTTGAAGAGTCCAGGTGAAAATATCGACTTCCAAACCACAATTTTGTCGAGATTTGATATGATTTTTATCGTTAAGGATGACCATAATGAGGCCAgagatatttcaattgcaCAACATGTTATGAATGTTCATACAGGTAATGCTAATAACAATCAGGATCAAAACCAAGAAGGTGAAATACCTATTGATGTCATGAAAAGATATATCCAATATGTTAAATTGAAATGTGCACCACGTTTAAGTCCAGAAGCTTCCGAAAGATTATCATCACATTTCGTGTCTATCAGACGTAGATTGCAAATTAATGAAGTGGAAATGAATGAAAGGTCCTCCATTCCAATCACGATTCGTCAATTGGAAGCTATTATTCGTATTACAGAATCATTAGCTAAATTGAGATTATCTCCTATTGCTTTAGAAGAGCACGTCGAGGAAGCCATTAGGTTGTTCACAGCATCTACCATGGATGCGGTGGACCAAGGTGTATCCAGTGGTGGCTTGATTACAACTGGAGACatgaataaagaaattaataaagtGGAACAAGAacttagaagaagattacCAATTGGATGGTCTACCGCTTACAAGACTTTGAGAAGAGAAATAGTAGATAGCGGAAAAGCCAGTCCAGGGGCTTTGGATAAAGCtctttatattttagaGAGACACGAAGTCATAAGATTTAGACATCAACGCCAAAATATCTTGCGTTGTGGTGTCTAA
- a CDS encoding DEHA2F01980p (highly similar to uniprot|P32835 Saccharomyces cerevisiae YLR293C GSP1 GTP binding protein (mammalian Ranp homolog) involved in the maintenance of nuclear organization RNA processing and transport), which yields MAQEVPTFKLVLVGDGGTGKTTFVKRHLTGEFEKKYIATLGVEVHPLGFHTNFGELKFDVWDTAGQEKFGGLRDGYYINGQCGIIMFDVTSRITYKNVPNWHRDLVRVCENIPIVLCGNKVDVKERKVKAKTITFHRKKNLQYYDISAKSNYNFEKPFLWLARKLVGNPQLEFVASPALAPPEVQVDADLMQRYQQEMEQATALPLPDEDDADL from the coding sequence ATGGCTCAAGAAGTTCCAACTTTCAAGTTAGTTTTAGTCGGAGATGGTGGTACCGGTAAGACCACATTCGTCAAGAGACATTTAACGGGTGAATTCGAAAAGAAATACATTGCTACTTTAGGGGTCGAAGTCCACCCATTAGGATTCCACACCAACTTTGGGGAATTGAAGTTCGATGTGTGGGACACTGCTGGTCAAGAAAAGTTCGGGGGATTAAGAGATGGATACTACATCAACGGACAATGTGGGATCATTATGTTCGATGTGACATCAAGAATCACTTATAAGAATGTTCCAAACTGGCATAGAGATTTGGTCAGAGTGTGTGAAAACATTCCAATTGTGTTGTGTGGTAATAAGGTTGATGTCAAGGAACGTAAGGTTAAGGCCAAGACCATCACTTTCCACAGAAAGAAGAACTTGCAATACTACGATATCTCTGCCAAATCCAACTATAACTTCGAAAAGCCATTCTTGTGGTTGGCCAGAAAGTTGGTTGGTAACCCTCAATTAGAATTCGTTGCTTCTCCAGCATTGGCTCCACCAGAAGTCCAAGTTGATGCTGACTTGATGCAAAGATATCAACAAGAAATGGAACAAGCCACTGCCTTGCCATTGcctgatgaagatgatgctGATTTGTAG
- a CDS encoding DEHA2F02090p (weakly similar to uniprot|Q05863 Saccharomyces cerevisiae YLR281c and similar to CA2325|IPF10977 Candida albicans IPF10977 unknown function) produces MPRNSSFRIPVRCFVSTSYVNYAIPKKNKMPPRPKWLIVEEEIDEAFLKGGRGPGGQKINKSNSKVQLTHKPTGLVVTCQYSRSQEQNRKRAREILALKLDELQNPEGCRTAIVNERKTKTKQGKTKKANKKYKVLDEERMKTKEEEHEILSNFIDIDAEFDSHVKSTLNSTTTGEKGPV; encoded by the coding sequence ATGCCGAGGAATCTGTCGTTCAGGATACCTGTGAGATGTTTTGTGAGCACATCGTACGTTAATTATGCGAtaccaaagaaaaataagaTGCCACCGAGACCGAAGTGGCTTATTGTGGAAGAAGAGATCGATGAAGCCTTTTTGAAAGGAGGAAGGGGACCAGGAGGACAGAAAATCAATAAGAGTAACAGCAAGGTCCAGCTCACGCATAAGCCTACGGGATTAGTTGTGACATGCCAGTATTCAAGGTCACAAGAACAAAACCGTAAGCGTGCTAGAGAAATATTGGCATTGAAGCTTGATGAGCTACAGAACCCAGAGGGGTGTCGTACGGCAATTGTGAATGAGAGGAAGACAAAAACAAAACAGGGCAAAACGAAAAAGGCTAACAAAAAATACAAAGTGCTAGACGAAGAGAGGATGAAGACtaaggaagaagaacaCGAAATATTGTCGAATTTTATAGATATTGACGCCGAATTCGATTCCCATGTCAAGTCTACATTGAACTCCACTACTACAGGTGAAAAGGGGCCCgtataa
- a CDS encoding DEHA2F02134p (similar to uniprot|Q06224 Saccharomyces cerevisiae YLR277C YSH1 subunit of Polyadenylation factor I (PF I)) yields the protein MTVDSQPADGTDDFKFFGLGGCNEVGRSCHIIEYKNKVIMLDAGVHPGLQGLSSLPFYDEYDLSKVDILLVSHFHLDHAASLPYVMQHTNFNGRVFMTHATKAIYRWLLSDFVKVTSIGGGSDARLNNSDPNANTGSSNLYTDDDLMRSFDRIETIDYHSTIELDGIRFTAYHAGHVLGACMYFIEIGGLKVLFTGDYSSEEDRHLQVAEVPPIKPDILITESTFGTATHEPRLEKETRMTNIIHSTLLKGGRILMPVFALGRAQELLLILEEYWSLNDDLQNINIYYASSLARKCMAVYQTYTNIMNDSIRLTTSATNSSKKQNPFQFKFIKSIKNLDKFQDFGPCVVVASPGMLQNGVSRELLERWAPDPKNAVIMTGYSVEGTMAKDLLTEPHTIQSAMNSDMTIPRRLSIEEISFAAHVDFQQNASFIEKVNPSKIILVHGESNPMGRLKSALLSKYASRKGTEQEVKVFNPRNCDEVTIGIKGLKVAKVLGTLAEEQLSYLKKEISTQIKKDNVKIEELSDDNMDKETMPESDEKADKESEDTKNDIDKNNDENANEKNIISTGKALSGVLVSKDFDLNLLQLQDLHEFTQLSTSIVKSKINLKINADISLMKWHLEQMFGFISILADDEETWECVIMDMIDISVEKNNSQSAGGLLINVEWVNDNLMADSLADSVIAILYSIDSSPASVKLTSKSCSHSHNKVKEEVDDDAMIESTPPPEKNAHANSEISSRIHRITSLLKAQFGDSLKTAAGEEGKKATIVIGKNEAKIDYLNLTVDCNSRVLRDRIENIIKRGCGLAAPLSQYEKTT from the coding sequence aTGACCGTGGATAGTCAACCAGCTGATGGTACCGATGACTTCAAGTTTTTCGGTCTTGGAGGCTGTAATGAGGTAGGGAGGTCTTGTcatataattgaatataaaaacAAAGTCATTATGTTAGATGCTGGTGTTCATCCAGGTTTACAAGGATTAAGTTCATTGCCGTTCTATGATGAGTATGATTTATCCAAGGTTGACATCTTGCTAGTTagtcattttcatttagATCATGCTGCATCATTACCATATGTTATGCAACATACGAACTTCAACGGACGAGTTTTCATGACACATGCGACGAAAGCTATATATCGTTGGTTATTATCAGATTTCGTGAAAGTTACTTCGATTGGAGGAGGTAGTGATGCAAGACTCAATAACTCAGATCCTAATGCAAATACTGGATCAAgtaatttatatacagatgatgatttgatGAGATCCTTTGATAGAATTGAGACCATTGATTACCACTCTACAATCGAGCTTGATGGTATAAGGTTCACTGCTTACCATGCTGGTCATGTATTGGGTGCATGCATgtatttcattgaaattggtGGTTTGAAAGTATTGTTTACGGGTGATTATTCTAGTGAAGAAGATAGACATTTGCAAGTTGCGGAAGTACCACCTATAAAACCAGATATCTTGATTACAGAATCTACGTTTGGTACAGCTACGCATGAGCCAAGATTGGAAAAAGAGACTAGAATGacaaatattattcattctACGTTATTAAAAGGAGGTAGAATCCTAATGCCAGTATTTGCATTGGGAAGAGcacaagaattattattgattttagaagaatattgGTCTctaaatgatgatttacaaaacataaatatatattatgcCTCTTCTTTAGCAAGAAAATGTATGGCTGTATATCAGACTTACACGAATATCATGAATGATAGTATTCGTCTCACAACTTCAGCAACCAATTCAAGCAAAAAACAAAATCCCTTccaatttaaatttatcaaatccATAAAAAACTTAGATAAGTTTCAAGATTTTGGACCTTGTGTTGTTGTAGCCTCCCCGGGTATGTTACAGAACGGTGTTTCTAGAGAACTTTTAGAAAGGTGGGCGCCTGATCCTAAGAATGCAGTCATAATGACAGGTTACTCGGTTGAGGGAACAATGGCgaaagatttattaactGAACCTCATACTATCCAATCTGCAATGAATTCTGATATGACTATTCCCCGTCGTTTAAGTATCGAAGAGATTTCATTTGCTGCACATGttgattttcaacaaaatgcAAGCTTCATAGAAAAAGTCAACCCGCTGAAGATCATATTGGTACATGGGGAAAGTAATCCTATGGGTAGGTTGAAGTCTGCATTATTGAGTAAATATGCTTCACGTAAGGGAACAGAACAGGAAGTTAAGGTTTTCAATCCTCGGAATTGTGATGAAGTGACAATTGGTATTAAAGGCTTAAAGGTGGCGAAGGTATTAGGTACATTGGCTGAAGAGCAATTGTCAtacttgaagaaagaaattagCACTCAAATTAAGAAAGATAATGTTAAAATAGAGGAGTTATCAGATGATAACATGGATAAAGAAACAATGCCAGAATCAGATGAGAAAGCTGATAAGGAATCTGAAGATACAAAGAAcgatattgataaaaacaatgatgaaaatgctaatgaaaaaaatataataagtACTGGAAAGGCATTATCAGGTGTTCTTGTTTCtaaagattttgatttgaatcttcttcaattacAAGATTTGCATGAATTTACTCAATTATCTACTTCGATTGTTAAGTCTAAGattaatttgaagataaatgCTGATATTTCCTTAATGAAATGGCACTTGGAGCAAATGTTTGGGTTTATCAGTATATTGgcagatgatgaagaaacatGGGAGTGTGTGATCATGGATATGATTGATATTTCTgttgaaaagaataattcTCAAAGTGCTGGAGgtttattgataaatgtTGAATGGGTTAACGACAATTTGATGGCTGATTCCTTGGCTGACAGTGTGATAGCTATATTATATTCTATTGACTCTTCTCCTGCATCTGTTAAATTGACTTCTAAGAGTTGTTCTCATTCCCACAATAAGGTCAAAGAGGaagttgatgatgatgcaATGATTGAATCAACACCCCCACCCGAAAAAAATGCACACGCAAACTCAGAAATATCAAGCCGTATTCACCGTATTACCTCTTTGTTAAAAGCCCAATTTGGTGATTCTTTAAAGACTGCTGCTGGTGAGGAGGGTAAAAAGGCTACAATTGTAATTGGTAAAAATGAAGCTAAAATTGATTACTTGAATCTTACTGTTGATTGTAACTCTAGAGTTTTGCGAGACCGTATTGAGaatatcatcaaaagaGGTTGTGGATTGGCTGCTCCATTAAGTCAGTACGAGAAGACTACGTAA
- a CDS encoding DEHA2F02156p (similar to uniprot|Q06217 Saccharomyces cerevisiae YLR275w SMD2 U1 snRNP protein of the Sm class), translating into MAELIDRPRSELTELELQKLEEFEFTHGPMSLLQNAVNNGSPVVISCRNNHKLIAKVKAFDRHCNLILENVKELWTESVKNNKGKKIKSTSKERFVSKMFLRGDSVVIVLKAQAS; encoded by the exons ATGGC TGAATTAATAGATCGTCCTCGTTCAGAATTAACTGAACTTgaacttcaaaaattgGAGGAGTTTGAGTTCACACATGGACCTATGTCTTTATTACAGAATGCTGTGAATAATGGAAGCCCCGTTGTTATTTCATGTCGTAACAATCATAAACTTATTGCGAAGGTAAAGGCTTTTGATAGACACTGTAATTtgatattagaaaatgTTAAAGAATTGTGGACAGAATCCGTTAAGAATAATAAGGGCAAAAAGATAAAGTCCACGTCTAAAGAAAGATTTGTATCGAAGATGTTCTTGAGAGGTGATTCCGTTGTTATTGTCTTGAAGGCCCAGGCTTCATAA
- a CDS encoding DEHA2F02024p (weakly similar to uniprot|Q12349 Saccharomyces cerevisiae YLR295c ATP14 F1F0-ATPase complex) produces the protein MFRQSVRSLSARRLFSISPQRSNLVSDLYIQQIKAFKPTPLSNKDAESSIKSFQLPNKPSVPESEISADALSQYESSDVETAATEPSSAAEPAAEEDWFVFEEEEVHH, from the exons ATGTTTAGACAATCAGTT CGTAGTTTAAGTGCCAGAAGACTTTTTTCTATTAGTCCACAAAGAAGTAACTTAGTTTCTGATTTATACATTCAACAAATCAAAGCATTCAAACCAACACCATTATCTAACAAAGACGCTGAAAGCTCTATTAAATCATTTCAATTACCAAACAAGCCATCTGTTCCAGAATCTGAAATTTCTGCTGATGCTTTAAGTCAATATGAATCATCTGACGTTGAGACTGCAGCTACTGAACCATCATCTGCTGCTGAACCTGCTGCTGAAGAAGACTGGTTTGtctttgaagaagaagaagtgCACCATTAA